The following proteins come from a genomic window of Gossypium raimondii isolate GPD5lz chromosome 5, ASM2569854v1, whole genome shotgun sequence:
- the LOC105770399 gene encoding WAT1-related protein At1g43650 isoform X2 gives MKSILKYAMLMENHKPYIAMLFVQFIYAGMALFSKAAISKGMNPYVFVVYRQAFATITLAPFAFFLERMESISVRKFPGLAKVLGSVISLSGALVFAFVKGPTIKFMNWYPETQNQTADSIAKDHPVGVWIKGCLIMLSANTAWSMWLVLQGRIVKQYPAKLRLTALQCFFSCIQSAIWAIAAERNPSAWKLGWDVHLLAVIYCGVIVAGITYWLQVWTIEKKGPVFTAIFTPLALVITAIFSAFLWKETLHWGSVAGVVLLVGGLYSVLWGKKKEDEKMVRNEQNPGTNKEEIVLECITHQ, from the exons ATGAAGAGCATACTTAAATATGCAATGCTTATGGAAAACCATAAGCCTTACATTGCAATGCTCTTTGTACAGTTTATATATGCAGGCATGGCCTTGTTTTCAAAAGCAGCAATTTCCAAAGGAATGAACCCTTATGTGTTTGTGGTGTATCGGCAAGCCTTTGCCACGATCACGTTAGCACCATTCGCTTTCTTCCTTGAAAG GATGGAAAGCATATCGGTACGAAAATTTCCAGGACTAGCCAAGGTGTTAGGTTCAGTAATCAGTCTTTCAGGAGCTTTGGTGTTTGCTTTTGTTAAGGGGCCAACTATAAAGTTCATGAACTGGTATCCGGAAACTCAAAACCAAACTGCAGACTCCATTGCTAAGGATCACCCTGTTGGAGTGTGGATAAAAGGTTGCCTTATCATGCTTTCAGCCAATACAGCATGGTCCATGTGGCTTGTTTTGCAG GGTCGCATAGTGAAGCAATATCCGGCCAAACTACGCCTCACTGCTCTACAATGCTTCTTTAGTTGCATTCAATCGGCAATTTGGGCAATTGCAGCAGAGAGAAATCCATCAGCCTGGAAACTTGGATGGGATGTTCATCTTCTAGCTGTAATCTATTGT GGTGTAATTGTTGCTGGCATCACATACTGGCTTCAAGTATGGACTATAGAGAAGAAAGGTCCAGTTTTCACAGCAATCTTCACTCCATTAGCTCTAGTCATAACAGCAATCTTCTCTGCATTCTTGTGGAAGGAAACCCTTCACTGGGGAAG TGTTGCCGGGGTTGTCCTACTGGTTGGTGGTCTTTACAGTGTGTTGTGGGGtaagaagaaagaagatgaGAAAATGGTTAGAAATGAACAAAATCCCGGTACTAATAAAGAAGAAATTGTACTGGAGTGCATTACACATCAGTGA
- the LOC105770399 gene encoding WAT1-related protein At1g43650 isoform X1 — MKSILKYAMLMENHKPYIAMLFVQFIYAGMALFSKAAISKGMNPYVFVVYRQAFATITLAPFAFFLESKQTSLSYNLIIKIFLISLCGLTLSLNLYSVAIKYTTATFAAATTNTIPVLTLIIAVCLRMESISVRKFPGLAKVLGSVISLSGALVFAFVKGPTIKFMNWYPETQNQTADSIAKDHPVGVWIKGCLIMLSANTAWSMWLVLQGRIVKQYPAKLRLTALQCFFSCIQSAIWAIAAERNPSAWKLGWDVHLLAVIYCGVIVAGITYWLQVWTIEKKGPVFTAIFTPLALVITAIFSAFLWKETLHWGSVAGVVLLVGGLYSVLWGKKKEDEKMVRNEQNPGTNKEEIVLECITHQ, encoded by the exons ATGAAGAGCATACTTAAATATGCAATGCTTATGGAAAACCATAAGCCTTACATTGCAATGCTCTTTGTACAGTTTATATATGCAGGCATGGCCTTGTTTTCAAAAGCAGCAATTTCCAAAGGAATGAACCCTTATGTGTTTGTGGTGTATCGGCAAGCCTTTGCCACGATCACGTTAGCACCATTCGCTTTCTTCCTTGAAAG TAAGCAGACATCTCtatcatacaatttaatcatcaagATCTTCTTGATTTCGTTATGCGG GCTCACCTTGAGTTTAAATCTCTACTCTGTTGCAATAAAATACACCACTGCAACATTTGCTGCTGCCACAACCAACACTATTCCTGTTCTTACCTTAATCATTGCTGTTTGCTTAAG GATGGAAAGCATATCGGTACGAAAATTTCCAGGACTAGCCAAGGTGTTAGGTTCAGTAATCAGTCTTTCAGGAGCTTTGGTGTTTGCTTTTGTTAAGGGGCCAACTATAAAGTTCATGAACTGGTATCCGGAAACTCAAAACCAAACTGCAGACTCCATTGCTAAGGATCACCCTGTTGGAGTGTGGATAAAAGGTTGCCTTATCATGCTTTCAGCCAATACAGCATGGTCCATGTGGCTTGTTTTGCAG GGTCGCATAGTGAAGCAATATCCGGCCAAACTACGCCTCACTGCTCTACAATGCTTCTTTAGTTGCATTCAATCGGCAATTTGGGCAATTGCAGCAGAGAGAAATCCATCAGCCTGGAAACTTGGATGGGATGTTCATCTTCTAGCTGTAATCTATTGT GGTGTAATTGTTGCTGGCATCACATACTGGCTTCAAGTATGGACTATAGAGAAGAAAGGTCCAGTTTTCACAGCAATCTTCACTCCATTAGCTCTAGTCATAACAGCAATCTTCTCTGCATTCTTGTGGAAGGAAACCCTTCACTGGGGAAG TGTTGCCGGGGTTGTCCTACTGGTTGGTGGTCTTTACAGTGTGTTGTGGGGtaagaagaaagaagatgaGAAAATGGTTAGAAATGAACAAAATCCCGGTACTAATAAAGAAGAAATTGTACTGGAGTGCATTACACATCAGTGA